The following coding sequences are from one Dromaius novaehollandiae isolate bDroNov1 chromosome 24, bDroNov1.hap1, whole genome shotgun sequence window:
- the C1QTNF12 gene encoding adipolin isoform X1, with the protein MKGYIWVFVATLLCQQLCLFRVMAAKKERKMKKEPNQYTEPFNITLSNSEELHGHPKILGSPDPRITDPRRTWISFVHRPDDGNTSKRKCKGKDKKLRGLVGPPGPPGPQGPPGAPGAEVTREVLLQEFKDILKEAIERRASLAISAHPSQLPPLLLSLEEASPHRRIEEAFHCKLKGQVVVDKKTLVELQNFQSPLAKGAFLRGTGLNLATGRFTAPVSGIYQFSANVHIDHSELKSKVQLRARDNVRVLICIESLCHRYTFIKSKTSAPILWTPHGQRLKVHRIFFCMLLGCGKILPVGGVGLVKFSIKICMSQWMKFRKPPKMI; encoded by the exons ATGAAGGGGTACATCTGGGTATTTGTGGCAACTTTACTTTGTCAGCAGCTTTGCCTCTTCAGAGTGATGgcagcaaagaaagagagaaagatgaagaaagaaccTAATCAGTATACAGAGCCTTTCAATATTACCCTGTCAAACAGTGAAGAACTGCATGGGCATCCCAAG ATTCTAGGATCTCCAGATCCTCGAATCACAGATCCACGACGTACCTGGATCTCCTTTGTTCACCGCCCAGATGATGGCAACACCtccaaaaggaaatgcaaagggAAAGACAAGAAATTA CGTGGCCTTGTTGGGCCACCGGGACCTCCTGGCCCCCAGGGACCTCCAGGAGCACCTGGTGCTGAAGTCACCCGGGAAGTCCTTCTGCAGGAGTTTAAGGATATATTAAAAG aagCCATTGAGCGGCGGGCATCCCTGGCTATCTCAGCCCATCCTAGCCAGCTACCTCCACTCCTGCTCTCCTTGGAGGAAGCTTCACCCCACAGACGCATAGAGGAGGCGTTCCACTGCAAGCTAAAAGGACAAGTTGTTGTAGATAAGAAGACCTTGGTAGAACTTCAGAATTTCCAGTCG CCTCTGGCTAAAGGAGCTTTTCTCCGGGGGACAGGCTTAAATCTGGCAACAGGACGTTTCACAGCACCTGTGTCTGGCATCTACCAGTTTTCAGCCAATGTCCACATTG ATCACAGTGAGTTGAAGAGTAAAGTCCAGCTCCGAGCCAGAGACAATGTCCGAGTGTTGATCTGCATTGAGTCTCTCTGCCACCGATACAC TTTCATCAAGAGCAAGACTTCTGCCCCTATCCTTTGGACTCCCCATGGACAGAGACTGAAGGTCCATAGAATCTTTTTCTGCATGCTTTTgggctgtggaaagatattgcCAGTTGGTGGTGTTGGCTTGGTGAAGTTTTCAATAAAGATTTGCATGAGTCAGTGGATGAAATTTAGGAAGCCACCCAAGATGATTTAA